The sequence TGGTTTGTTCGTACCGACCATCCTGACCACGCACCCGCAGACCCATATTCATGCTGCGAAAGGCCTTGTCCTGAGTATCATAATATTGGTTAAACAAAGAGACCTGCGACGACTCACAATTCACGTTAAGTTCTGGCAGCAGTTGTTCTTCTATTACCGCCGCCACATCGACTTCGGCACACACCAGCAGTTTTAATTCAGTTTCCATCGTTTATCTGGACTTTGTAACAGGTCACAAACATTAACCCTAAGCTCAGCTCTTGGCAATTCCCCGTCTGATATGATGCGCAGTTGTATCACTTGCCTTTCCTCGCCACTCGCCATACCATCTAAAAAAATCATCGAGACCAATTGCACCCATGACAAAATTTTTTTTACAGCTTGTGGGCCTGAGCCTGCTCGCCGGGCTGATGCTCAGTCAGGCCAACGCACAGGACAATCAGACTGAATCGGCCAGTGATACCACCGTTTATATTTCCGATGATCTTTATACCTTTATCCATGCGGGCCCTGGTCGTAATTACCGTATTCTGGGCTCTGTAGTTGCCGGCACAGCAGTCACTCTGTTGCAACGTAATGACGAAGAAGGCTTTGTAGAAATTATCGACGACAAAGAGCGAACAGGATGGGTAGACAACAGATTTATCAGCGATACCCCCTCGGTACGTGAGTCCGTTCCGCAGTTAGAACAGTCATTGCAACAAGCTCAGGCAGATTTAGAGCAAACACAACAGCAAAACGATTTACTCAATCAACAGATCCTCGATCTGAGTTCCCGCAACGAGCAATTGCAAACCAGGTTGCAGGAAATTCAGCAACAGCACGGTGAGCTTCAGCAGCAACTGGCCAATATCGACAACAAAATACAAATAGAATGGCTGACCCGCGGAGGCATTATTGCCTTAGGCGGACTAATTCTTGGTGTCATACTGATGCTAATTCCGAGAAAGCGCCGCCGCAACGATAACTGGATGTAACCTGAGCGCTGCCTTAATCCCAGCCTTAGCCCGGGCTTTGTAAACCAGGCTTAACACTTATCTGACTCTTCTTCCCTGACCCGGTCTTTACCGGGTCTTTTTTAATCCCCATGCTGGATTTAAGCAAGCCAGAAAATGGCATTTTGACTTCAGTTACCCGCACCTTCGCCGCATATTCGCGATGATGTCCCGGGGTAACAATTGCCTTGCGTTGAGCATGGCAAAAAAGGAGTTGTATTTTGTATACAATCGGTTTTTTGACCGATATACTCCGCGAAAATTAGGTAGGTGTCTGTATTTTTATATCCGGCATCTGGTTGATATGGGCGCTGCCCGCATTAATAGGTTTGATCATGTTTAGAGCCAGTGAAATATTCAACGACGACTATCAGCTTCCTTCTCTTGCCGAGCTTCCCGGCATCATCAGCGACAACTATATGGTCGATGAAAATGTTTACCTTAAGGAGCTGATCAGGCTTATCCCCCAGGATCAGCAGACTCTGGATGAAATCAGGCAGGAAGCCTCGAAACTGGTGGAAGAAGTGCGTAAGGAAGCGGCCAGTGGAGACAGCATCGATGCCTTTTTGCAGGAATACAGTCTGGATACCCACGAAGGAGTGATCCTGATGTGTCTGGCAGAAGCCCTGTTACGTATTCCTGATGCGGCCACCGCCGACGCCCTTATCAAAGACAAATTGTCAGGGGCAGACTGGCGCAGTCATCTCAAACAAAGCGAATCATTGCTGGTCAATGCCTCCACCTGGGGTCTGATGCTTACCGGTAAACTCTTCCATCTGGATAACAGAGGCAGCGCCAACAGCGACAAGGTGCTGGATAAACTGGTCTCCCGCCTGGGTGAGCCCGTTGTACGCAAAGCCATGTATGCCGCCATGAGCATTATGGGCCGCCAGTTTGTATTGGGCAGAAATATCAGCGAAGCGCTCAAGTACAGCCGTAAACAACGCAAAGAGGGTTATAC comes from Lacimicrobium alkaliphilum and encodes:
- a CDS encoding TIGR04211 family SH3 domain-containing protein, encoding MTKFFLQLVGLSLLAGLMLSQANAQDNQTESASDTTVYISDDLYTFIHAGPGRNYRILGSVVAGTAVTLLQRNDEEGFVEIIDDKERTGWVDNRFISDTPSVRESVPQLEQSLQQAQADLEQTQQQNDLLNQQILDLSSRNEQLQTRLQEIQQQHGELQQQLANIDNKIQIEWLTRGGIIALGGLILGVILMLIPRKRRRNDNWM